Genomic segment of Mus pahari unplaced genomic scaffold, PAHARI_EIJ_v1.1 scaffold_5090_1, whole genome shotgun sequence:
CTTATTATACCTTTTAGATGTAAGGGAATAAATCGGATATCCTGAGTAAAACAATGGGAAACTGTAAGAAAAAATATTGGGGAGGGGAATCAAGGAGTGAGAAACaattagaaattttattattattattattattattattattattattattattattattattattatttaatgagtCAAGAAGacttctgaaatatttaaaactaatgtAAAAActagtattaaaaaaaacatgaaataatcTAGAGAAATGAACCCCTAAGAATATGAAGCTTAAGCATTAGAAACAACACTTTCATTTGGCAGtgatggtgcaagcctttaatcccaaaaattgggagagagaggcagctggatttctgagattgaggccagcatTGTGTACAGACCGAGTTTCTGGATATCCATGGATACACagtgaaaacctgtcttgaaaccTCTCcccctgacaaaaaaaaaagaaagaaggaaggaaggaaggaaggaaggaaggaaggaaggaaaaaaggaaggaaggaaggaaggaaagaacaacaCTTTCACGccaaaagaaattgttttaattGTCATAAACATCCAAAATTTCAAACCAGCAGGCAAACTAGGGTTTTGAAAAACACCAAATGttctaaagaaacaaaatcctAAGGAAATAAAGCTTATGCATTAGAAACAATGCTTTCACTCTTGAAAAAAGTGTTTTAATAGTCATAAATATCCGAATATGTAATGCAACTAACCAAAAACAGTTGTCCATCAGAAGAGGAAGTTTCTTCCTGAGAATAAAGTTGCGGATGAAGAGAGAGTGGATGAGAGGATTAATGTGTGTGGGAATGAGTAAACCCCAGTGTGAGTTCCCAAAAATATCATGAATAATTTTATTACTGAAATTGAGAAAATTTCAATTTCTATCCATTTTAGTTGCTCTATACACATTGCCACAGCTGTGCTCCAAGatgacatctctttcttttttgatataaTGATTTAAAAAGGCATGAGTTTCAGATTCCAAATGCTttagttacaccaagatattaaCAACGTTTCATAGAACCCGGGGATGCAGGGGACTCTGGGCATCATAAAATCTTAATTTCTGTGCTATGTgggattttacattttttacacACAGGCTTAATAAATACAATGTTCTGATAACAGAACACCAGAGAACAATAAGTTTAACCATTTACCTTCTCTGTTGCAGGCAGAGGTGTTGAAATATACTGGTTCTGCTATGgcataaaatgttattatttcatCATCGACAGAAAAACATGGAGTGGATGTAAACAAACCTGCCAGAATTCTAGCTTATCCCTTCTGAAGATAGATGATGAGGATGAACTGGTACTGTAGATACTTACTTGCCCTTTTGTTCTCTAAGACTCCATCTCTAACCCTGAATAGTGAGATACTGAATCCAGGTATATATATTAAGTGGAGAGTGGTTTCTATAGAAACACTTCTATTTTTTCagtctccttcctttctcaggAGGCTATAAGAGAGTCCTTCAGAAAGCATGTCTTTCTCAGACCAAGTTTAATCCTTTGGTTCAGCATACCCTATTACTGACAGTCATTTAACTCCTTAGTGCCAAGAAAGTTTCCTCTATCTAGGGTTTAATGTTTGAAATATGGAAGTGAGGCTGCCTGAGATGAGTAATCAGATGACAACAGGGAAAGTAGCTTAGCTCTGGGCTTGTTTGCAAAATGAGATGGTATGAGAAATGTGGTATTACATGGTTTGACTAGTTAGCCCCAGGGATATTTTCACTGAAACTATCCATAATCATTACTGCATACTATTGCCACATTCTATAAAAATGATATTCATCTTTAGAAATGACtatttaaaagagaacaaagttTCCAACATTCTGACATGTCCTGTTtaatttgggtatatgcccaggataagctgggtcttgaagtagaagTATTGCCAGTTTTATCAGAAACCAAAAAATGAACTTTCAAAGTGATTTACAATTTTTCCCTGCCACCAGAAGTGGAAGAGTATTCCTCTTGGTCCATATCCTTGCCAGAATGAGTTGTCACTtgtttttcatcttgttttttttttttNNNNNNNNNNNNNNNNNNNNNNNNNNNNNNNNNNNNNNNNNNNNNNNNNNNNNNNNNNNNNNNNNNNNNNNNNNNNNNNNNNNNNNNNNNNNNNNNNNNNNNNNNNNNNNNNNNNNNNNNNNNNNNNNNNNNNNNNNNNNNNNNNNNNNNNNNNNNNNNNNNNNNNNNNNNNNNNNNNNNNNNNNNNNNNNNNNNNNNNNNNNNNNNNNNNNNNNNNNNNNNNNNNNNNNNNNNNNNNNNNNNNNNNNNNNNNNNNNNNNNNNNNNNNNNNNNNNNNNNNNNNNNNNNNNNNNNNNNNNNNNNNNNNNNNNNNNNNNNNNNNNNNNNNNNNNNNNNNNNNNNNNNNNNNNNNNNNNNNNNNNNNNNNNNNNNNNNNNNNNNNNNNNNNNNNNNNNNNNNNNNNNNNNNNNNNNNNNNNNNNNNNNNNNNNNNNNNNNNNNNNNNNNNNNNNNNNNNNNNNNNNNNNNNNNNNNNNNNNNNNNNNNNNNNNNNNNNNNNNNNNNNNNNNNNNNNNNNNNNNNNNNNNNNNNNNNNNNNNNNNNNNNNNNNNNNNNNNNNNNNNNNNNNNNNNNNNNNNNNNNNNNNNNNNNNNNNNNNNNNNNNNNNNNNNNNNNNNNNNNNNNNNNNNNNNNNNNNNNNNNNNNNNNNNNNNNNNNNNNNNNNNNNNNNNNNNNNNNNNNNNNNNNNNNNNNNNNNNNNNNNNNNNNNNNNNNNNNNNNNNNNNNNNNNNNNNNNNNNNNNNNNNNNNNNNNNNNNNNNNNNNNNNNNNNNNNNNNNNNNNNNNNNNNNNNNNNNNNNNNNNNNNNNNNNNNNNNNNNNNNNNNNNNNNNNNNNNNNNNNNNNNNNNNNNNNNNNNNNNNNNNNNNNNNNNNNNNNNNNNNNNNNNNNNNNNNNNNNNNNNNNNNNNNNNNNNNNNNNNNNNNNNNNNNNNNNNNNNNNNNNNNNNNNNNNNNNNNNNNNNNNNNNNNNNNNNNNNNNNNNNNNNNNNNNNNNNNNNNNNNNNNNNNNNNNNNNNNNNNNNNNNNNNNNNNNNNNNNNNNNNNNNNNNNNNNNNNNNNNNNNNNNNNNNNNNNNNNNNNNNNNNNNNNNNNNNNNNNNNNNNNNNNNNNNNNNNNNNNNNNNNNNNNNNNNNNNNNNNNNNNNNNNNNNNNNNNNNNNNNacacacacacacacacacacacacacacacacacacacacacacacacgcacgcgcacgcgcacgcgcacacacatgcacacacacatgcacacacacaaacacacacataaagagaaaggagacagaaagacagagagcctaagatagagagatagagagagactaACACCActaacaaataaatttaaacacactcatattttaaaatacaattactcACTTAATTAGACATCTTTAGAGCACTCAAGTGTCATATGTAAAATCCCTTCAATACTAGCAAATATCTCCCCACCTACTCAGTTCTGTCACTTCTCTATCCTCTCTGGAGCATGGATCTTAATGCacagtgtattttttttcattttttattagatattttcttcatttacatttcaaatgctatcccaaatgtcccctatacccttctcctgccttgctcccctccccacccactcccacttcttgaccctggctttcccctgtactgggacctaaaaagattgcaagaccaaggggcctctcttccctatgacggctgactaggtcatcttctgctacatatgcagctagagacaagagctctgggggtactgattagttcatattgttgttccacatatagagttgcagaccccttcagctccttgtgtactttctctagctcctctaactggcatgtgcaatagtgtctgggtttggtggctgattatgggattgattctcaggtggggtagtctctggatggtccatcctttcgtcttagctccaaactttgcttctgtaactccttccatggatatatTGTCCCCtatctaaggaggaatgaaaaatctacacacattggtcttcctttttcttgattttcttgaattttgcaaattgtatatgggtattctatgtttctgggctaatatccacttatcagtgagtgcatatcatgtgagttcttttgttattgggttacctcactcaggatgctatcctccagatccatccatatgcctaaaaaattcatgaattcattgtttttaatagctgagttgtactccattgtgtaaatgtaccacattttctgtatccatttctctgttgagggacatctggtttctttccagcttttggctattataaataaggcaatGCACAGTGTTTTACAGAGCAGTTTTCatctttataaattttctttgaaaacaggGCATTATTCCCATATGAACACATCCTCAGTGCTTATGAAATATTCCAGAATTCACATTTGAATAATTTCTTATAGGATCAGAATTTCTTTAATGATATATAAGTTTTAATGGGCCTTGAACAGGAAgattgtaagttcaaggacagacttGTTTATATAGTGAGACTAGGTCTAAGAAACATAGCTAAAAATCATGTAATGAACCCAGTATCTCAGGACccctgaatgttttattttaaataacttattgAACTGGCAtagtataatatttaaatgtgcTACTGTAGGAAACTACTTTAGAAAATGAGAAGAGTGGGACTGAACAGTGGGAGGATAGGCCAGCAGAGAATGAcacaggaatgctgggaacttttccttcttgttcttctctaATCAGACAGAAATTTTATGGTAAGGTCTGTTGTTTCCTTTACAGAAGTTGCTTCATCTCCTGGTTCTTTCAGACAGTTACTGGTTCGGATTGTCATACgataataagaaaaaagattGGGCATGGATTGACAATGGCCCATCTAAACTGTGAGTTTCTGAGAGCCCTTCAGATTCTAACAGGGATGTGGGAATTGGGAGGATTGTGTGCAAAGGGTTTTCTCTCATTTCACAtggatttcttcattttctatggAGCTCAGGGGTAAGGACAAGTTGCATAAGATAGAGTCTGAAAAAGTGTTATAGAGGGAAGATTTTTATtaatagtatttgtttttcttcagtacttcacatatataaaataaaatatgattgtgTCATCCCAACTCTGCCCTAAAGGctacctctgcatcagctctaaTATATGCCCTGCTAACTCATGTCTTTGTAATTATGGTACATGGTCATCCACTGGAGCAAAGAAACCCACCAGTGGAAATATgataaaaaagaatgaatctcTTCTTTCTAGCATCTGTCACCTAAGAAAAGTGATTAGTTAAGATTTAAATGTTCGTGCCTATGTTTTTGGAAATCATCTTATCCAGAGCCTACATTTAAAAGAGCATTTCCCCTTCTCTGGTGCCTACATTCTTTCTATATCCTCTTTGATGTTGTTCGTTGAGTCTTGCTGATAGCATGGAAGGGAAGAAGTTGATGTAGATGTCTCCTTTAGGGCTGAGCACAAAATGCTTCTCCTAAGCATTTTGACCAATGTCCACATCTCTGCACTGACTTCTACTCACTGTTAAAGATGCTGCTTTGTTGGAGGTTGAGAGAAACCCAAGTTTAGGCCATAACTGTAAAAGTTAATGCAATTTGACTTCATTATCTTCAGCACCATTTTCTCCACTTAGGAAGTACCACATTTTATAGGACTAAAAATCCTAACAATTTTCTTGAAGCACAGTCTATTATGTAAAAGTTGATTTTGACTCAGACATATCGAAAAAttgaattaaagaaatatttcatttgctGAAGTACAAATATAAGTGTGAGACCTCTGAGGCCTCTAACTTGTCTGACTCATTCTAAATTTTAGAATCccataatgaacagcaatgtatgatattttgttaatttgagttAAGGGTTCATCTTACCCTGTCTGTCCTTGAATTATTTATCCACATATCTTCATCTCTCTGGTGTTGGGACTATGAACAGGGGTGTCTGGTTGTCTATTCTCACTTGAAAGATGTCCATCATGCTTATTTTACATGTGCAAGTTTTAAATtcgtttgtctgtttcttttttttcttgagatttatgtactgtttctgtctgtttttgttcATAATGTCATTTAATTTGTGGCATTCACTGAGCTTCTTCTTCAGCAGCTACAGAAACTCTCTGAGGCACGGTACCCACAGTGATGACTCTCTCAGAGATAGTTTTCTTCAGTGCCTTGAAACATAGCCAGTCTGGTTCTGGGtcaattatattataaatgtgGCCCTGTCACTCTGGACAGCTAGCTTCCAGAAAATACCTCCCTTTCTTTCTATGAAGGACACTCTTAAACATGCTGTCACAGAAGTGGCCAGAAGACAAATAGCAGTATAAGGTGTATTAATGAGTTCTAATCAATGAGATTATTagtattgttattaattttttctatataaattatCGTTTAACACAGACTAGCACTAGTCTTCAGGATCCTTCTCCCAAGCACTTAGATTTCTGGTATTTGCCTCTGTGTCTGACCACAGagataataaatttatttacatccaaTACAACCATACAAAGTCAGAGAAGAACAAGTGGTAACATTTAAAGTGAGGTgccagagggagagaagatgccTGAATCCAAGTTAAGATATCTTTTTGTACCTTGGCTGTGCTACAGAACTGTTGCCTTATGATGGTGTTACTAGCGTCAGACCTGAGGTCTGCCTAAGGGAGTTCAGTGGTGAGATGGTTCCTGCATCCACCACAAGCAATTACTCCAGTGCAAAGACACAAAACTTTGTGCATCTGTTACAATACCATCTTCTAATGAACCCAGTTAGCAGCGTGAGCCTCACTTGTGTTTCTAGTGTGCAGGTCTAGGTGAGCATCATTATGGGAGGAAAGTTAAGATCTCATGATGCAGCCTCTATGCAGCACGTGTATTTGTGAAGGATTAGTGTCTgctgcattcttttccttcttgctcaCGTTCAATACACATCCTTCATTGATTGTACTCAAATAAAATCTCATAGCTGACTAATGTGTATACTGAATccagtctcctctctcctctcccctcctgtaTGTTCATGGCAACCTTGATTTCATTTATCTTCCTTTGGTGTTCCTATAGTAAATTTAATACTGTGTTACTCTCCAGTTTAAATCCAAGTTTAAAGAAAGGTGatcatttgttaaagatttttctctttgacatTTCAGATCAAATTAGTTTGTTGGATGTCTGTATTTTTCTGCTATTCTTTGGCATAAATTCTCATTAGACTAGCTTGGTTCAAACGCACTGTATTTACCAAAcatgccttgaatttctgattttttaaaaatatattctttatttacatttcaaaagttatcccctctTCAGGTCTCCCCTCAAAAAACCCTGTATTCCacccccctccacc
This window contains:
- the LOC110314910 gene encoding T-cell surface glycoprotein YE1/48-like; protein product: MSEQEVTLSTVRSHKSSVLQNQVRLEETQRARKGGLRGRGVEIYWFCYGIKCYYFIIDRKTWSGCKQTCQNSSLSLLKIDDEDELKLLHLLVLSDSYWFGLSYDNKKKDWAWIDNGPSKL